The following coding sequences are from one Melanotaenia boesemani isolate fMelBoe1 chromosome 19, fMelBoe1.pri, whole genome shotgun sequence window:
- the nedd4l gene encoding E3 ubiquitin-protein ligase NEDD4-like isoform X7: MAANYEPIYGLSEDENETRVLRVKVIAGIDLAKKDIIGASDPYVKLSLYVADENRELALVQTKTIKKTLNPKWNEEFYFRVCPQNHRLLFEVFDENRLTRDDFLGQVDVPLSHLPTEDPAMERPYTFKDFLLRPRSHKSRVKGYLRLKMAYLPKQGGNEEEAGEMREEAEGWDESADSVSQRPQQLLPPLPAGWEEKVDNLGRTYYVNHNNRSTQWKRPSNMDVISEIESDNQQRQIHQEAHRVFRARRHISEDLENEHLEPRDMDNSWELITEEDPNESLAQSLPGPSSVLTPQHPPTPVTQEFSEDLNLRLSITPDTNGEVPGPSTALSQLSNRLRSSSMTDGVSDQAQAPPLMQSSQTRRTRAQTVSGGEESMSPSAAAYTLTTPGLPPGWEERKDAKGRTYYVNHNNRTTTWTRPIVQLTEDGPSTSAAASGGASAPASTPSSSSNASNNHLHEPQVRRPRSLSSPTVTLSTPLEGANNIQVRRAVKDTLSNPQSPQLSPYSSPKSQHKTQQSFLPPGWEMRIAPNGRPFFIDHNSRTTTWEDPRLKYPVHMRSKNSMEPGDLGPLPPGWEERVHTDGRTFYIDHNTKTTQWEDPRLQSPAITGPAVPYSREFKQKYDYFRKKLKKPADIPNRFEMKLHRNNIFEESYRRIMSLKRPDVLKARLWIEFESEKGLDYGGVAREWFFLLSKEMFNPYYGLFEYSATDNYTLQINPNSGLCNEDHLSYFKFIGRVAGMAVFHGKLLDGFFIRPFYKMMLGKQISLKDMESVDSEYYNSLKWILENDPTELDLRFCIDEDNFGQTYQVDLKPSGSDMVVTNENKKEYIDLVIQWRFVNRVQKQMNAFLEGFTELILIDLIKIFDENELELLMCGLGDVDVNDWRQHTVYKNGYCPNHPVIQWFWKVVLLMDAEKRIRLLQFVTGTSRVPMNGFAELYGSNGPQLFTIEQWGTPDKLPRAHTCFNRLDLPAYESFEDLREKLLMAVENAQGFEGVD; the protein is encoded by the exons cgaTCCCTATGTCAAGCTTTCCCTCTATGTTGCGGATGAAAACAGAGAGCTTGCCTTAGTCCAGACGAAAACCATTAAAAAG ACCCTCAATCCTAAATGGAATGAAGAATTTTACTTCAGG GTGTGTCCGCAGAACCACAGACTACTCTTTGAGGTGTTTGATGAAAACAGATTG ACTAGAGATGATTTCCTGGGACAAGTCGATGTCCCTCTCAGCCATCTGCCG ACAGAGGACCCTGCTATGGAGCGTCCATACACATTTAAAGACTTCCTGTTGCGGCCAAGAAG TCACAAATCCAGGGTGAAGGGTTACTTGCGCCTCAAGATGGCTTATTTGCCCAAACAAGGAGGAAACGAGGAGGAGGCTGGAGAGATGAGGGAGGAAGCTGAG GGTTGGGATGAGTCTGCAGATTCAGTCTCCCAGCGTCCCCAGCAGCTGCTGCCCCCTTTGCCCGCAGGCTGGGAAGAAAAAGTGGACAACCTGGGGCGCACCTACTATGTCAACCACAACAACCGCTCTACACAGTGGAAACGGCCCTCCAACAT GGACGTGATCTCAGAGATCGAGAGTGACAATCAGCAGCGGCAAATCCATCAGGAAGCCCACCGTGTCTTTCGTGCACGGCGTCACATCAGTGAAGACTTGGAGAATGAGCACCTGGAACCCAGGGACATGGACAAT TCTTGGGAGCTGATCACAGAAGAAGATCCCAACGAGAGCTTGGCCCAGTCTCTGCCTGGTCCCTCCTCCGTTTTGACACCACAACACCCGCCAACCCCTGTCACTCAGGAGTTCTCTGAAGATTTAAATCTGAGGCTATCAATCACTCCCGACACCAACGGCGAAGTACCAGGGCCCAGCACCGCTCTG AGCCAGTTGTCAAACAGACTCCGTTCCTCAAGTATGACGGATGGCGTCAGCGATCAAGCCCAGGCTCCTCCTCTTATG cagagTTCCCAGACCAGAAGAACAAGAGCTCAAACAGTCTCAGGTGGTGAGGAGTCTATG TCTCCTTCGGCAGCTGCTTACACCTTGACCACCCCTGGCCTGCCCCCTGGatgggaggagaggaaggatgccAAGGGAAGAACTTATTACGTCAACCATAACAACCGCACCACTACTTGGACTAGGCCAATTGTGCAG CTGACTGAAGATGGACCCAGcacttcagcagcagcatcaggagGAGCCTCTGCCCCCGCCTCCaccccttcctcctcttccaaTGCCTCCAACAACCACCTCCATGAGCCCCAAGTCCGACGACCTCGTAGTCTCAGCTCCCCTACTGTCACCCTTTCCACCCCTTTGGAG GGAGCCAACAACATCCAGGTGAGGAGAGCTGTGAAAGACACCCTTTCCAATCCGCAGTCTCCCCAGCTCTCCCCTTACAGCTCCCCCAAGTCACAACACAAGACACAGCAGAGCTTCCTGCCTCCGGGCTGGGAGATGAGAATAGCACCAAATGGACGGCCTTTTTTCATTGACCACAACAGCAGAACCACCACCTGG GAGGATCCCAGATTGAAATATCCGGTCCATATGAGGAGTAAGAACTCAATGGAGCCTGGTGACCTTGGCCCTCTTCCT CCTGGTTGGGAAGAAAGGGTTCACACAGATGGACGCACCTTTTACATTGACCACA ATACAAAGACAACGCAGTGGGAGGACCCCCGTCTACAGAGTCCAGCTATCACAGGGCCT GCTGTTCCATACTCAAGAGAGTTCAAGCAGAAATATGACTACttcagaaagaaattaaagaaaccG GCGGACATCCCGAACCGATTTGAGATGAAGCTACACAGAAACAACATCTTTGAAGAGTCGTACCGTCGAATTATGTCCCTGAAGAGACCAGATGTCCTGAAGGCAAGACTATGGATTGAGTTTGAATCTGAGAAAGGACTGGACTATGGCGGTGTGGCCAGAGAGTGGTTCTTCCTCTTATCTAAGGAGATGTTCAATCCGTACTATGGCCTGTTTGAGTACTCTGCCAC GGACAACTACACGCTCCAAATCAATCCCAACTCTGGCCTGTGTAATGAGGATCATCTCTCCTATTTCAAGTTCATTGGGCGTGTAGCAGGAATGGCTGTGTTTCATGGAAAACTGCTGGATG gtttttTCATTCGGCCGTTCTATAAGATGATGCTGGGAAAACAGATCTCTCTTAAAGACATGGAGTCTGTG GACAGTGAATACTACAACTCTTTGAAGTGGATTCTGGAAAATGATCCCACTGAACTTGACCTGAGGTTTTGTATTGACGAGGATAACTTTGGACAG ACATACCAGGTGGACCTGAAGCCCAGCGGCTCAGACATGGTAgtcacaaatgaaaacaaaaaggaataCATAga CCTGGTCATCCAGTGGAGGTTTGTCAACCGGGTCCAGAAGCAGATGAACGCCTTCTTAGAG gGCTTCACAGAACTCATTCTCATCGATCTGATCAAAATCTTTGATGAAAACGAACTGGAG CTGCTCATGTGCGGTCTGGGTGACGTTGACGTCAACGACTGGAGACAGCACACTGTTTACAAGAACGGCTACTGTCCCAACCATCCAGTTATTCAGTGGTTCTGGAAG GTCGTTCTGTTGATGGATGCTGAGAAGAGAATCCGACTCCTCCAGTTTGTAACGGGAACATCAAGAGTGCCCATGAATGGCTTTGCTGAGCTTTATG gTTCTAATGGTCCTCAGCTTTTCACAATCGAGCAGTGGGGAACACCAGATAAGTTGCCAAGAGCTCACACGTG TTTCAACCGCCTGGATCTGCCTGCCTATGAATCATTCGAGGACCTGAGAGAGAAACTCCTAATGGCTGTAGAGAACGCGCAGGGTTTCGAAGGGGTCGACTAA
- the nedd4l gene encoding E3 ubiquitin-protein ligase NEDD4-like isoform X5 — protein sequence MAANYEPIYGLSEDENETRVLRVKVIAGIDLAKKDIIGASDPYVKLSLYVADENRELALVQTKTIKKTLNPKWNEEFYFRVCPQNHRLLFEVFDENRLATSKNGLFHLGQTRDDFLGQVDVPLSHLPTEDPAMERPYTFKDFLLRPRSHKSRVKGYLRLKMAYLPKQGGNEEEAGEMREEAEGWDESADSVSQRPQQLLPPLPAGWEEKVDNLGRTYYVNHNNRSTQWKRPSNMDVISEIESDNQQRQIHQEAHRVFRARRHISEDLENEHLEPRDMDNSWELITEEDPNESLAQSLPGPSSVLTPQHPPTPVTQEFSEDLNLRLSITPDTNGEVPGPSTALSQLSNRLRSSSMTDGVSDQAQAPPLMQSSQTRRTRAQTVSGGEESMSPSAAAYTLTTPGLPPGWEERKDAKGRTYYVNHNNRTTTWTRPIVQLTEDGPSTSAAASGGASAPASTPSSSSNASNNHLHEPQVRRPRSLSSPTVTLSTPLEGANNIQVRRAVKDTLSNPQSPQLSPYSSPKSQHKTQQSFLPPGWEMRIAPNGRPFFIDHNSRTTTWEDPRLKYPVHMRSKNSMEPGDLGPLPNLPEEPGWEERVHTDGRTFYIDHNTKTTQWEDPRLQSPAITGPAVPYSREFKQKYDYFRKKLKKPADIPNRFEMKLHRNNIFEESYRRIMSLKRPDVLKARLWIEFESEKGLDYGGVAREWFFLLSKEMFNPYYGLFEYSATDNYTLQINPNSGLCNEDHLSYFKFIGRVAGMAVFHGKLLDGFFIRPFYKMMLGKQISLKDMESVDSEYYNSLKWILENDPTELDLRFCIDEDNFGQTYQVDLKPSGSDMVVTNENKKEYIDLVIQWRFVNRVQKQMNAFLEGFTELILIDLIKIFDENELELLMCGLGDVDVNDWRQHTVYKNGYCPNHPVIQWFWKVVLLMDAEKRIRLLQFVTGTSRVPMNGFAELYGSNGPQLFTIEQWGTPDKLPRAHTCFNRLDLPAYESFEDLREKLLMAVENAQGFEGVD from the exons cgaTCCCTATGTCAAGCTTTCCCTCTATGTTGCGGATGAAAACAGAGAGCTTGCCTTAGTCCAGACGAAAACCATTAAAAAG ACCCTCAATCCTAAATGGAATGAAGAATTTTACTTCAGG GTGTGTCCGCAGAACCACAGACTACTCTTTGAGGTGTTTGATGAAAACAGATTG GCTACTTCCAAGAATGGGCTTTTCCATCTCGGACAG ACTAGAGATGATTTCCTGGGACAAGTCGATGTCCCTCTCAGCCATCTGCCG ACAGAGGACCCTGCTATGGAGCGTCCATACACATTTAAAGACTTCCTGTTGCGGCCAAGAAG TCACAAATCCAGGGTGAAGGGTTACTTGCGCCTCAAGATGGCTTATTTGCCCAAACAAGGAGGAAACGAGGAGGAGGCTGGAGAGATGAGGGAGGAAGCTGAG GGTTGGGATGAGTCTGCAGATTCAGTCTCCCAGCGTCCCCAGCAGCTGCTGCCCCCTTTGCCCGCAGGCTGGGAAGAAAAAGTGGACAACCTGGGGCGCACCTACTATGTCAACCACAACAACCGCTCTACACAGTGGAAACGGCCCTCCAACAT GGACGTGATCTCAGAGATCGAGAGTGACAATCAGCAGCGGCAAATCCATCAGGAAGCCCACCGTGTCTTTCGTGCACGGCGTCACATCAGTGAAGACTTGGAGAATGAGCACCTGGAACCCAGGGACATGGACAAT TCTTGGGAGCTGATCACAGAAGAAGATCCCAACGAGAGCTTGGCCCAGTCTCTGCCTGGTCCCTCCTCCGTTTTGACACCACAACACCCGCCAACCCCTGTCACTCAGGAGTTCTCTGAAGATTTAAATCTGAGGCTATCAATCACTCCCGACACCAACGGCGAAGTACCAGGGCCCAGCACCGCTCTG AGCCAGTTGTCAAACAGACTCCGTTCCTCAAGTATGACGGATGGCGTCAGCGATCAAGCCCAGGCTCCTCCTCTTATG cagagTTCCCAGACCAGAAGAACAAGAGCTCAAACAGTCTCAGGTGGTGAGGAGTCTATG TCTCCTTCGGCAGCTGCTTACACCTTGACCACCCCTGGCCTGCCCCCTGGatgggaggagaggaaggatgccAAGGGAAGAACTTATTACGTCAACCATAACAACCGCACCACTACTTGGACTAGGCCAATTGTGCAG CTGACTGAAGATGGACCCAGcacttcagcagcagcatcaggagGAGCCTCTGCCCCCGCCTCCaccccttcctcctcttccaaTGCCTCCAACAACCACCTCCATGAGCCCCAAGTCCGACGACCTCGTAGTCTCAGCTCCCCTACTGTCACCCTTTCCACCCCTTTGGAG GGAGCCAACAACATCCAGGTGAGGAGAGCTGTGAAAGACACCCTTTCCAATCCGCAGTCTCCCCAGCTCTCCCCTTACAGCTCCCCCAAGTCACAACACAAGACACAGCAGAGCTTCCTGCCTCCGGGCTGGGAGATGAGAATAGCACCAAATGGACGGCCTTTTTTCATTGACCACAACAGCAGAACCACCACCTGG GAGGATCCCAGATTGAAATATCCGGTCCATATGAGGAGTAAGAACTCAATGGAGCCTGGTGACCTTGGCCCTCTTCCT AACCTACCAGAGGAG CCTGGTTGGGAAGAAAGGGTTCACACAGATGGACGCACCTTTTACATTGACCACA ATACAAAGACAACGCAGTGGGAGGACCCCCGTCTACAGAGTCCAGCTATCACAGGGCCT GCTGTTCCATACTCAAGAGAGTTCAAGCAGAAATATGACTACttcagaaagaaattaaagaaaccG GCGGACATCCCGAACCGATTTGAGATGAAGCTACACAGAAACAACATCTTTGAAGAGTCGTACCGTCGAATTATGTCCCTGAAGAGACCAGATGTCCTGAAGGCAAGACTATGGATTGAGTTTGAATCTGAGAAAGGACTGGACTATGGCGGTGTGGCCAGAGAGTGGTTCTTCCTCTTATCTAAGGAGATGTTCAATCCGTACTATGGCCTGTTTGAGTACTCTGCCAC GGACAACTACACGCTCCAAATCAATCCCAACTCTGGCCTGTGTAATGAGGATCATCTCTCCTATTTCAAGTTCATTGGGCGTGTAGCAGGAATGGCTGTGTTTCATGGAAAACTGCTGGATG gtttttTCATTCGGCCGTTCTATAAGATGATGCTGGGAAAACAGATCTCTCTTAAAGACATGGAGTCTGTG GACAGTGAATACTACAACTCTTTGAAGTGGATTCTGGAAAATGATCCCACTGAACTTGACCTGAGGTTTTGTATTGACGAGGATAACTTTGGACAG ACATACCAGGTGGACCTGAAGCCCAGCGGCTCAGACATGGTAgtcacaaatgaaaacaaaaaggaataCATAga CCTGGTCATCCAGTGGAGGTTTGTCAACCGGGTCCAGAAGCAGATGAACGCCTTCTTAGAG gGCTTCACAGAACTCATTCTCATCGATCTGATCAAAATCTTTGATGAAAACGAACTGGAG CTGCTCATGTGCGGTCTGGGTGACGTTGACGTCAACGACTGGAGACAGCACACTGTTTACAAGAACGGCTACTGTCCCAACCATCCAGTTATTCAGTGGTTCTGGAAG GTCGTTCTGTTGATGGATGCTGAGAAGAGAATCCGACTCCTCCAGTTTGTAACGGGAACATCAAGAGTGCCCATGAATGGCTTTGCTGAGCTTTATG gTTCTAATGGTCCTCAGCTTTTCACAATCGAGCAGTGGGGAACACCAGATAAGTTGCCAAGAGCTCACACGTG TTTCAACCGCCTGGATCTGCCTGCCTATGAATCATTCGAGGACCTGAGAGAGAAACTCCTAATGGCTGTAGAGAACGCGCAGGGTTTCGAAGGGGTCGACTAA
- the nedd4l gene encoding E3 ubiquitin-protein ligase NEDD4-like isoform X6: MAANYEPIYGLSEDENETRVLRVKVIAGIDLAKKDIIGASDPYVKLSLYVADENRELALVQTKTIKKTLNPKWNEEFYFRVCPQNHRLLFEVFDENRLTRDDFLGQVDVPLSHLPTEDPAMERPYTFKDFLLRPRSHKSRVKGYLRLKMAYLPKQGGNEEEAGEMREEAEGWDESADSVSQRPQQLLPPLPAGWEEKVDNLGRTYYVNHNNRSTQWKRPSNMDVISEIESDNQQRQIHQEAHRVFRARRHISEDLENEHLEPRDMDNSWELITEEDPNESLAQSLPGPSSVLTPQHPPTPVTQEFSEDLNLRLSITPDTNGEVPGPSTALSQLSNRLRSSSMTDGVSDQAQAPPLMQSSQTRRTRAQTVSGGEESMSPSAAAYTLTTPGLPPGWEERKDAKGRTYYVNHNNRTTTWTRPIVQLTEDGPSTSAAASGGASAPASTPSSSSNASNNHLHEPQVRRPRSLSSPTVTLSTPLEGANNIQVRRAVKDTLSNPQSPQLSPYSSPKSQHKTQQSFLPPGWEMRIAPNGRPFFIDHNSRTTTWEDPRLKYPVHMRSKNSMEPGDLGPLPNLPEEPGWEERVHTDGRTFYIDHNTKTTQWEDPRLQSPAITGPAVPYSREFKQKYDYFRKKLKKPADIPNRFEMKLHRNNIFEESYRRIMSLKRPDVLKARLWIEFESEKGLDYGGVAREWFFLLSKEMFNPYYGLFEYSATDNYTLQINPNSGLCNEDHLSYFKFIGRVAGMAVFHGKLLDGFFIRPFYKMMLGKQISLKDMESVDSEYYNSLKWILENDPTELDLRFCIDEDNFGQTYQVDLKPSGSDMVVTNENKKEYIDLVIQWRFVNRVQKQMNAFLEGFTELILIDLIKIFDENELELLMCGLGDVDVNDWRQHTVYKNGYCPNHPVIQWFWKVVLLMDAEKRIRLLQFVTGTSRVPMNGFAELYGSNGPQLFTIEQWGTPDKLPRAHTCFNRLDLPAYESFEDLREKLLMAVENAQGFEGVD, encoded by the exons cgaTCCCTATGTCAAGCTTTCCCTCTATGTTGCGGATGAAAACAGAGAGCTTGCCTTAGTCCAGACGAAAACCATTAAAAAG ACCCTCAATCCTAAATGGAATGAAGAATTTTACTTCAGG GTGTGTCCGCAGAACCACAGACTACTCTTTGAGGTGTTTGATGAAAACAGATTG ACTAGAGATGATTTCCTGGGACAAGTCGATGTCCCTCTCAGCCATCTGCCG ACAGAGGACCCTGCTATGGAGCGTCCATACACATTTAAAGACTTCCTGTTGCGGCCAAGAAG TCACAAATCCAGGGTGAAGGGTTACTTGCGCCTCAAGATGGCTTATTTGCCCAAACAAGGAGGAAACGAGGAGGAGGCTGGAGAGATGAGGGAGGAAGCTGAG GGTTGGGATGAGTCTGCAGATTCAGTCTCCCAGCGTCCCCAGCAGCTGCTGCCCCCTTTGCCCGCAGGCTGGGAAGAAAAAGTGGACAACCTGGGGCGCACCTACTATGTCAACCACAACAACCGCTCTACACAGTGGAAACGGCCCTCCAACAT GGACGTGATCTCAGAGATCGAGAGTGACAATCAGCAGCGGCAAATCCATCAGGAAGCCCACCGTGTCTTTCGTGCACGGCGTCACATCAGTGAAGACTTGGAGAATGAGCACCTGGAACCCAGGGACATGGACAAT TCTTGGGAGCTGATCACAGAAGAAGATCCCAACGAGAGCTTGGCCCAGTCTCTGCCTGGTCCCTCCTCCGTTTTGACACCACAACACCCGCCAACCCCTGTCACTCAGGAGTTCTCTGAAGATTTAAATCTGAGGCTATCAATCACTCCCGACACCAACGGCGAAGTACCAGGGCCCAGCACCGCTCTG AGCCAGTTGTCAAACAGACTCCGTTCCTCAAGTATGACGGATGGCGTCAGCGATCAAGCCCAGGCTCCTCCTCTTATG cagagTTCCCAGACCAGAAGAACAAGAGCTCAAACAGTCTCAGGTGGTGAGGAGTCTATG TCTCCTTCGGCAGCTGCTTACACCTTGACCACCCCTGGCCTGCCCCCTGGatgggaggagaggaaggatgccAAGGGAAGAACTTATTACGTCAACCATAACAACCGCACCACTACTTGGACTAGGCCAATTGTGCAG CTGACTGAAGATGGACCCAGcacttcagcagcagcatcaggagGAGCCTCTGCCCCCGCCTCCaccccttcctcctcttccaaTGCCTCCAACAACCACCTCCATGAGCCCCAAGTCCGACGACCTCGTAGTCTCAGCTCCCCTACTGTCACCCTTTCCACCCCTTTGGAG GGAGCCAACAACATCCAGGTGAGGAGAGCTGTGAAAGACACCCTTTCCAATCCGCAGTCTCCCCAGCTCTCCCCTTACAGCTCCCCCAAGTCACAACACAAGACACAGCAGAGCTTCCTGCCTCCGGGCTGGGAGATGAGAATAGCACCAAATGGACGGCCTTTTTTCATTGACCACAACAGCAGAACCACCACCTGG GAGGATCCCAGATTGAAATATCCGGTCCATATGAGGAGTAAGAACTCAATGGAGCCTGGTGACCTTGGCCCTCTTCCT AACCTACCAGAGGAG CCTGGTTGGGAAGAAAGGGTTCACACAGATGGACGCACCTTTTACATTGACCACA ATACAAAGACAACGCAGTGGGAGGACCCCCGTCTACAGAGTCCAGCTATCACAGGGCCT GCTGTTCCATACTCAAGAGAGTTCAAGCAGAAATATGACTACttcagaaagaaattaaagaaaccG GCGGACATCCCGAACCGATTTGAGATGAAGCTACACAGAAACAACATCTTTGAAGAGTCGTACCGTCGAATTATGTCCCTGAAGAGACCAGATGTCCTGAAGGCAAGACTATGGATTGAGTTTGAATCTGAGAAAGGACTGGACTATGGCGGTGTGGCCAGAGAGTGGTTCTTCCTCTTATCTAAGGAGATGTTCAATCCGTACTATGGCCTGTTTGAGTACTCTGCCAC GGACAACTACACGCTCCAAATCAATCCCAACTCTGGCCTGTGTAATGAGGATCATCTCTCCTATTTCAAGTTCATTGGGCGTGTAGCAGGAATGGCTGTGTTTCATGGAAAACTGCTGGATG gtttttTCATTCGGCCGTTCTATAAGATGATGCTGGGAAAACAGATCTCTCTTAAAGACATGGAGTCTGTG GACAGTGAATACTACAACTCTTTGAAGTGGATTCTGGAAAATGATCCCACTGAACTTGACCTGAGGTTTTGTATTGACGAGGATAACTTTGGACAG ACATACCAGGTGGACCTGAAGCCCAGCGGCTCAGACATGGTAgtcacaaatgaaaacaaaaaggaataCATAga CCTGGTCATCCAGTGGAGGTTTGTCAACCGGGTCCAGAAGCAGATGAACGCCTTCTTAGAG gGCTTCACAGAACTCATTCTCATCGATCTGATCAAAATCTTTGATGAAAACGAACTGGAG CTGCTCATGTGCGGTCTGGGTGACGTTGACGTCAACGACTGGAGACAGCACACTGTTTACAAGAACGGCTACTGTCCCAACCATCCAGTTATTCAGTGGTTCTGGAAG GTCGTTCTGTTGATGGATGCTGAGAAGAGAATCCGACTCCTCCAGTTTGTAACGGGAACATCAAGAGTGCCCATGAATGGCTTTGCTGAGCTTTATG gTTCTAATGGTCCTCAGCTTTTCACAATCGAGCAGTGGGGAACACCAGATAAGTTGCCAAGAGCTCACACGTG TTTCAACCGCCTGGATCTGCCTGCCTATGAATCATTCGAGGACCTGAGAGAGAAACTCCTAATGGCTGTAGAGAACGCGCAGGGTTTCGAAGGGGTCGACTAA